A genomic segment from Nocardia cyriacigeorgica GUH-2 encodes:
- a CDS encoding helix-turn-helix domain-containing protein: MTDEPDTYIGQRVRQIRARRGITQQVLADRAGISRSVVAKYEAGLRPVDSRRALLALAAALGVTMGDLTGHEQERLDPSAAGFHSSVPDIEIALWSAGNVTHAAPPRTLDELSTAAQRAAELRIACDYAALGPMLAPMLTDCYRHIRDGADADRERAWDVLSMAAHTTAAALKARGYGALSWTAAQEAENAARNIGGTAALAATAFARSQVLLSRPGSLPAALEHAEGTAEKIAADVRTVGEIETYGMLHLQASLVTAAMGGDPEPHLDEAAEQAGRLAAAPQGKSILRNPTFGPANVQLWRMSAAMERREPGQVLALAPSLSANELPAEGRRAQYFVEIGRAHAMKRDYRNSLYALLRAEHTAPQHVRNMSHVRELVGHMMRTARRDLTTGELGKLAQRVGVVPA; encoded by the coding sequence ATGACCGACGAGCCAGACACCTACATCGGCCAGCGGGTACGCCAGATTCGCGCGCGGCGGGGCATCACCCAGCAGGTGCTCGCCGACCGTGCCGGGATCAGCCGGTCGGTAGTCGCGAAGTATGAGGCCGGCCTCCGGCCCGTTGATTCGCGCCGCGCCCTGCTAGCGCTGGCGGCGGCGCTGGGCGTCACAATGGGCGACCTGACCGGGCACGAACAAGAACGGCTGGATCCGTCCGCGGCCGGGTTCCACTCGTCGGTGCCCGATATCGAGATCGCGTTGTGGTCGGCAGGCAATGTCACGCACGCCGCGCCACCGCGCACCCTGGACGAACTGAGCACGGCCGCACAGCGTGCCGCAGAGCTGCGCATCGCGTGCGATTATGCGGCGTTGGGGCCGATGCTCGCGCCGATGCTCACCGACTGCTACCGGCACATCCGCGATGGTGCCGACGCCGACCGGGAACGGGCGTGGGACGTGCTGAGCATGGCCGCGCACACGACAGCCGCGGCACTGAAAGCGCGCGGGTACGGCGCACTGTCCTGGACGGCCGCGCAGGAGGCCGAGAACGCCGCCCGCAACATCGGCGGAACGGCCGCTCTCGCCGCGACCGCATTCGCCCGCAGTCAGGTGCTCCTGTCCCGGCCCGGGTCACTGCCCGCTGCTTTGGAGCACGCCGAAGGCACCGCCGAAAAGATCGCTGCCGACGTGCGCACGGTCGGCGAGATCGAAACGTACGGGATGCTGCACCTACAGGCATCGTTGGTAACGGCGGCCATGGGCGGCGACCCGGAACCCCATCTGGACGAAGCGGCCGAACAAGCGGGCAGACTTGCCGCCGCACCACAGGGCAAGTCGATCCTGCGCAATCCCACCTTCGGCCCGGCGAACGTCCAGTTGTGGCGCATGTCGGCGGCGATGGAGCGCCGCGAACCCGGCCAGGTCCTCGCGCTCGCACCGAGTCTGTCGGCGAACGAGCTGCCAGCCGAAGGCCGACGCGCTCAGTACTTCGTCGAAATCGGCCGCGCCCATGCGATGAAGCGCGACTACCGCAATTCGCTATACGCACTGCTGCGGGCCGAACACACCGCGCCCCAACATGTTCGCAACATGAGCCACGTCCGCGAACTGGTCGGCCACATGATGCGCACCGCGCGCCGCGACCTGACAACGGGCGAACTCGGCAAACTCGCGCAGCGCGTCGGCGTCGTCCCCGCCTGA
- a CDS encoding SDR family oxidoreductase has translation MSNIDQHSKIAVAGATGRLGRHVVDVLREQGHEVVEMSRSQGVDIVTGEGLAQALTGVDIIIDAASTPSPDEAEAIEFFTASARNLHAAGQAAGVQRLVVVSIIGIDAAKAGYNLAKQVHEREVLAGPVPTAILRAAQFDEFVELLLRWGIRGEVAQLPRMRTQLVAARTVAEELVRLAFDPNATEAQQIPEVAGPREERLADAAALVAERLGLGIRIEEVSDPANLDTPLNEGGGLLPNPHATLAGPTFAEWADRNLARVEGASAQ, from the coding sequence ATGAGCAACATCGACCAGCACAGCAAGATCGCCGTCGCGGGCGCGACCGGACGCCTCGGCCGCCACGTGGTCGACGTGCTGCGGGAACAGGGTCACGAGGTCGTCGAGATGTCGCGCTCCCAGGGCGTGGACATCGTCACGGGTGAGGGCCTGGCGCAGGCGCTGACCGGCGTCGACATCATCATCGACGCCGCGAGCACCCCCTCGCCCGACGAGGCCGAGGCCATCGAGTTCTTCACCGCCTCCGCCCGGAACCTGCACGCCGCCGGGCAGGCGGCGGGAGTGCAGCGGCTGGTGGTGGTGTCCATCATCGGCATCGACGCCGCCAAGGCCGGCTACAACCTCGCCAAGCAGGTCCACGAACGCGAGGTGCTCGCCGGCCCCGTGCCCACGGCCATCCTGCGGGCCGCGCAGTTCGACGAGTTCGTGGAACTGCTGCTGCGCTGGGGCATCCGGGGCGAGGTCGCGCAGCTGCCGCGCATGCGGACCCAGCTGGTCGCCGCCCGCACCGTCGCCGAAGAACTGGTCCGCCTGGCCTTCGACCCGAATGCCACTGAAGCCCAGCAGATCCCGGAGGTCGCCGGTCCTCGCGAGGAGCGCCTCGCGGACGCCGCCGCGCTCGTCGCCGAACGGCTCGGCCTCGGCATCCGGATCGAAGAGGTCAGCGACCCGGCCAACCTGGACACCCCGCTCAACGAGGGCGGCGGGCTGCTCCCGAACCCGCACGCCACCCTGGCCGGCCCCACCTTCGCCGAGTGGGCCGACCGCAACCTCGCGCGTGTGGAAGGCGCGTCGGCCCAGTGA
- a CDS encoding alpha/beta fold hydrolase, protein MTRRRQESPNAYRASKAAIPSPVNGCGPSFRSGTGLRSTALPASKVSIVTVGFIPGLNFVGWANAVSADVSARCQTGVSPVGDGFRMTNTANTSISNTTASAWTGMVPVDDTALYVTDSGGAGTPVLYLNGAYADHKHWRKVIAELGSGLRHITFDERARGKSERSADYSFEACLRDIDAVLAARGVERAILVGWSYGGVLAWHWTDRNPERVAGVVTVDSAPYGLTGPEGAERIRKLFHRMRFLLPLTRPFGMAARMSAAEHAEVNIELNEIADASGPVLERLRRPVRFVVATGNSLGSEDGEMEKARTALEPVFANNPNVVLSAKVSSNHSKILSKDFAAIADAVREIAG, encoded by the coding sequence ATGACGCGGCGGAGGCAGGAGTCACCGAACGCGTATCGGGCCAGCAAAGCCGCGATCCCATCCCCCGTCAACGGGTGCGGTCCAAGCTTCCGCTCCGGCACTGGTCTGAGATCCACTGCGCTCCCTGCTTCGAAGGTTTCGATCGTAACCGTCGGCTTCATTCCTGGCCTTAATTTTGTTGGCTGGGCAAATGCCGTGTCAGCGGATGTATCAGCCCGGTGTCAGACCGGTGTCAGCCCGGTCGGCGACGGTTTTCGCATGACGAACACAGCGAACACCTCGATCAGCAACACGACCGCTTCGGCGTGGACCGGCATGGTGCCTGTCGATGACACCGCACTGTATGTGACGGACTCCGGGGGCGCCGGTACTCCGGTGCTCTACCTCAATGGCGCTTACGCCGATCACAAGCATTGGCGGAAGGTGATTGCCGAGCTCGGGTCCGGGTTGCGGCACATCACCTTCGACGAGCGGGCTCGGGGCAAGTCCGAGCGGTCGGCCGACTATTCCTTCGAGGCGTGTCTGCGTGATATCGACGCGGTGCTCGCCGCACGCGGGGTGGAGCGCGCGATTCTCGTGGGCTGGTCCTATGGCGGTGTGCTGGCGTGGCATTGGACCGATCGCAATCCTGAGCGCGTCGCCGGGGTCGTCACTGTCGATTCCGCGCCTTACGGGCTCACCGGTCCCGAGGGTGCCGAACGGATTCGGAAGCTGTTTCACCGCATGCGGTTCCTGCTTCCGTTGACTCGTCCGTTCGGGATGGCGGCGCGGATGAGCGCTGCCGAGCATGCCGAGGTCAATATCGAACTCAATGAGATCGCCGACGCCAGTGGCCCGGTGCTCGAGCGGCTGCGGCGGCCGGTGCGGTTCGTGGTGGCGACCGGGAACAGCCTGGGCAGTGAGGACGGCGAGATGGAGAAGGCGCGGACCGCGCTCGAGCCGGTGTTCGCGAACAATCCGAACGTCGTTCTCAGTGCGAAGGTTTCGAGCAATCATTCGAAGATCCTGAGCAAGGACTTCGCGGCGATCGCCGACGCGGTCCGCGAGATCGCTGGATGA
- a CDS encoding helix-turn-helix domain-containing protein, with translation MDSGAEIVTGEALRDAREAAGLSLSAMAARTHYSKPLLGMLETGRRQVKPEHVRAYADALGVGSALFIEPADGERAAAEWIRRAAASDIGGDTLDRLEQAVDDLATAYPTTPPGDLLVSIRRHLGYAGRLMDSRKTLDQHRRLLVAVGWLSLLASTCHIDIGETSAAAARGHLAWQLAAEAQHPEIAAWCLETRAWHRLTSGAFEEAAELSRAAQAIAPADSSAFIQATAQEGRALARLGDGKGTYAALRKVGRLVSGLGIPDRPEHHFRYDPAKSDAYVATTLAWLGDPAAESYARHVLADLAGTVTIRPRRVASANLDLGLALVAADKPDEAADVALAAVTSGRLVPSNYWRVSEVVSGIEGRSTSDAAEVREAFRETYGV, from the coding sequence ATGGACTCCGGCGCGGAGATCGTCACAGGTGAGGCGCTGCGGGATGCGCGGGAGGCGGCGGGGTTGAGCCTGTCGGCCATGGCCGCGCGCACGCATTACAGCAAGCCACTGCTCGGGATGCTGGAGACGGGGCGCCGACAGGTCAAGCCGGAACATGTGCGCGCGTATGCCGATGCGCTCGGGGTCGGTTCGGCGCTGTTCATCGAACCGGCGGATGGCGAAAGGGCTGCGGCAGAGTGGATTCGGCGTGCGGCCGCATCGGATATCGGCGGCGACACCCTGGACCGGTTGGAACAGGCGGTCGACGATTTGGCGACGGCCTATCCGACGACCCCACCCGGCGATCTGCTCGTCAGCATCCGCCGCCACCTCGGCTATGCCGGGCGCCTCATGGACAGCCGGAAGACCCTCGACCAGCACCGCCGTCTGCTTGTCGCTGTCGGCTGGCTATCGCTGCTGGCGAGCACCTGCCATATCGATATCGGCGAGACCTCTGCGGCGGCCGCACGAGGCCACCTGGCATGGCAGCTCGCAGCCGAAGCACAACATCCGGAGATCGCCGCGTGGTGTCTCGAGACGCGAGCCTGGCATCGACTGACCAGCGGCGCGTTCGAGGAAGCCGCCGAATTGTCCCGGGCAGCCCAGGCCATTGCGCCGGCCGACAGCTCGGCGTTCATCCAGGCCACGGCTCAGGAGGGTCGCGCTCTGGCTCGACTCGGTGACGGCAAGGGCACGTACGCGGCGCTGCGCAAGGTGGGCAGGCTGGTGTCCGGACTGGGTATACCGGACCGACCGGAACATCATTTCCGCTACGACCCCGCGAAGTCGGACGCGTATGTGGCCACGACGTTGGCCTGGCTGGGCGATCCGGCGGCCGAGTCGTACGCCCGGCACGTGCTCGCCGACCTTGCAGGCACCGTGACGATTCGGCCGCGTCGCGTCGCCTCAGCGAACCTGGATCTGGGCTTGGCCCTGGTCGCAGCGGACAAACCGGATGAGGCGGCGGATGTCGCGCTGGCGGCCGTGACCTCGGGGCGCCTGGTGCCATCGAACTACTGGCGGGTGTCGGAAGTGGTTTCCGGGATCGAGGGTCGCAGCACCTCAGATGCGGCCGAGGTGCGTGAAGCATTTCGCGAGACCTACGGGGTATAG
- a CDS encoding P1 family peptidase, whose translation MRRREVGSTMTISVTGVSVGHWSDPVGETGCTVIVLPEGATASCEVRGGAPASRELDALAPDKMVTAVDAIVLTGGSAFGLAAADGVMRYLEERGRGVPTPGGSVPIVPTLALFDLAAGDPTARPMAEHGYTAACASTGEQVLHGRIGAGSGAYVGHWRGPQLRRPGGISYAERQLGDLVVGALCVVNAFGDIDDGTTEISLDSVAHLNQPFDFAESRVHTTIGAVITNARIDKAACHIVAQGAHDGLSRALTPPHTRFDGDGFIAAATGEIDAAVDTVRLMALAAVTEAIRAVGRD comes from the coding sequence ATGCGCCGGCGGGAAGTGGGGTCGACGATGACGATCAGCGTGACCGGGGTGAGTGTGGGCCACTGGTCGGATCCGGTCGGGGAAACCGGCTGCACCGTGATCGTGCTCCCGGAGGGGGCGACGGCTTCCTGTGAGGTGCGGGGCGGGGCTCCGGCCAGCCGCGAACTGGACGCGCTGGCTCCGGACAAGATGGTCACCGCGGTGGATGCCATTGTGCTGACCGGTGGTTCGGCTTTCGGGCTGGCTGCCGCCGACGGCGTGATGCGCTACCTCGAAGAACGCGGGCGCGGCGTTCCGACACCCGGCGGCAGCGTCCCCATCGTGCCCACCTTGGCATTGTTCGACCTTGCCGCCGGTGATCCGACGGCGCGACCGATGGCTGAGCACGGCTACACCGCCGCCTGCGCCAGCACCGGCGAACAAGTACTGCACGGCCGTATCGGCGCCGGTTCCGGCGCCTACGTCGGACACTGGCGCGGCCCGCAACTGCGCCGGCCAGGCGGAATCTCCTACGCGGAAAGGCAATTGGGCGATCTCGTCGTGGGCGCGCTGTGCGTGGTCAACGCTTTCGGCGACATCGACGACGGCACCACCGAGATCTCCCTCGACTCGGTCGCCCACCTGAACCAGCCCTTCGACTTCGCCGAATCCCGCGTACACACCACCATCGGCGCCGTGATCACCAACGCCCGAATCGACAAGGCCGCCTGCCACATCGTCGCCCAGGGCGCCCACGACGGCCTCTCCCGCGCCCTCACCCCACCCCACACCCGCTTCGACGGAGACGGTTTCATCGCCGCCGCCACCGGCGAGATCGACGCCGCCGTCGACACCGTCCGCTTGATGGCGCTGGCCGCGGTCACCGAGGCCATCCGCGCGGTCGGGCGCGACTGA
- a CDS encoding sigma-70 family RNA polymerase sigma factor: MSIADEFEQVRNDPDPIRRGQRATDLITTYQQRATELARLRKEAIEDAHRNGLSYTEIAELLGVTKGRISQIRTTAPKPQRAFFGVGPVAIGIPRRFGLEEGRERPFFDANDQATQEALERTLAEFSLATSRFAIDPDREDIPTGDCIIVCGPKSAPVALRLLADDAVLSFDRTDEGWSIVDARSGRRHFSPFRSPAADYTDIGYFSRRVLDGRVVVHIAGITSVGSLGVAHWLHANLATVYDNAAQFTSGVIECDFDADFMVTDSRLLAGPYTIRG, encoded by the coding sequence GTGTCTATCGCCGACGAGTTCGAGCAGGTCCGGAATGACCCGGACCCCATTCGCCGTGGTCAGCGAGCTACGGACCTCATCACGACGTACCAACAGCGCGCCACAGAACTAGCTCGACTCCGTAAGGAGGCAATCGAGGATGCGCACCGAAATGGCTTGAGCTACACGGAAATTGCTGAGCTACTCGGAGTCACGAAAGGCCGAATCAGCCAGATTCGTACCACGGCCCCGAAGCCCCAGCGAGCGTTCTTCGGCGTCGGTCCTGTTGCTATCGGTATTCCGCGACGATTCGGCCTCGAAGAAGGCCGGGAGCGCCCGTTTTTCGACGCGAACGACCAAGCCACCCAGGAGGCACTTGAGCGGACGTTGGCCGAGTTCTCACTCGCGACGAGCCGGTTTGCCATCGACCCAGATCGCGAGGATATCCCGACTGGTGATTGCATCATCGTGTGCGGACCCAAGTCGGCACCCGTCGCGCTCCGCCTGCTGGCCGATGACGCGGTGCTGTCATTCGACCGGACCGACGAAGGTTGGTCCATCGTGGACGCACGGAGCGGACGCAGGCACTTTTCACCATTCCGGTCCCCGGCCGCAGACTACACCGACATCGGCTACTTCTCGAGGCGCGTACTCGATGGCCGGGTGGTCGTGCACATCGCGGGTATCACCAGCGTTGGGTCACTTGGCGTTGCTCACTGGCTGCATGCGAATCTGGCGACCGTTTACGACAACGCGGCCCAGTTCACCAGCGGGGTGATCGAATGCGATTTCGACGCAGACTTCATGGTGACCGATAGCCGCTTGCTTGCTGGCCCCTACACGATTCGCGGGTAA
- a CDS encoding replication initiator yields the protein MTASVAERVTAADRRSELNLVELAQAVAEERGVCRRPLAMLATDSDTGETKYVAAPCKSTLECVCPACAARARVLRIHQAREGWHIEEEPMVEKKPPTPQQVELLQTRADLAADYAEAKDGGDTETMDAIREVVASLDEELRASGIRGRLPSLDPEVKATRKRSTKRRQAAPDLPVKKVSKATIGREYAGKYRPSMFLTLTLPSYGRIGPDGAPVDPESYDYRQAARDIIHFAALYDRFIQNYRRATGRDIQYFATMEPQKRGAPHLHVGVRGSDPRALIKQVAAATYHQVWWPHFDREVYSDGRMPYWDHQQQRFLDPDTKEPVPTWTEVLDLMDSVDDLEPAHVIRFGTQIDVKGILGGTPEADRHIGYLTKYLTKSISEVIEPQSQRAADHYDRLHAELCRTPCSPTCGIWFRYGVVPKNAKAKTIPGVCKGKAHRRETLGLRGRRVLVSRKWTGKDLADHRADRAEFVRQRLEDAGISKAETANWTISPAEPGDPNVPPREHLIMSMVSQKIAWDAEYTRAQLAAAEATATPPDVQHGPTNHAAA from the coding sequence ATGACGGCATCGGTGGCCGAGCGGGTGACGGCGGCGGATCGGCGTTCGGAGCTGAATCTGGTCGAGTTGGCGCAGGCGGTGGCCGAGGAGCGGGGCGTGTGTCGTCGTCCGTTGGCGATGCTGGCCACCGACAGCGATACCGGGGAGACGAAATATGTTGCGGCCCCGTGTAAGTCGACGCTGGAGTGTGTATGCCCGGCATGTGCGGCCAGGGCTCGGGTCTTGCGAATTCATCAGGCCCGGGAGGGCTGGCACATCGAGGAGGAACCCATGGTGGAGAAGAAGCCACCCACCCCGCAACAGGTGGAGCTGTTGCAGACGCGAGCCGATCTCGCCGCTGATTACGCCGAGGCCAAGGACGGCGGGGATACCGAGACCATGGACGCGATCCGGGAGGTAGTGGCCTCCCTGGATGAGGAGTTGCGGGCGTCGGGTATCCGGGGCAGGTTGCCCAGCTTGGACCCGGAGGTGAAGGCCACCCGGAAGCGGTCGACCAAGCGGCGTCAGGCGGCCCCGGACCTGCCGGTGAAGAAGGTCTCCAAGGCCACCATCGGCCGGGAGTATGCGGGCAAATACCGGCCATCGATGTTCCTGACGCTGACGCTGCCGTCGTATGGGCGGATCGGCCCGGATGGTGCGCCGGTGGACCCGGAGTCCTACGACTACCGGCAGGCGGCCCGCGACATCATCCACTTCGCCGCGCTCTATGACCGGTTCATCCAGAACTACCGACGTGCGACCGGCCGCGATATCCAGTACTTCGCCACGATGGAACCGCAGAAGCGTGGCGCCCCGCACTTGCATGTGGGTGTGCGGGGCTCGGATCCTCGGGCGTTGATCAAGCAGGTGGCGGCGGCGACCTATCACCAAGTGTGGTGGCCGCACTTCGACCGCGAGGTCTACAGCGACGGCCGGATGCCCTACTGGGACCACCAGCAACAGCGGTTCCTGGACCCGGACACGAAGGAGCCCGTGCCGACCTGGACTGAGGTCCTGGACCTGATGGACTCGGTAGACGACCTCGAACCCGCGCACGTGATCCGGTTCGGTACTCAGATCGATGTGAAGGGCATCCTGGGCGGCACCCCGGAAGCCGACCGCCACATCGGCTACCTGACCAAGTACCTGACGAAGTCGATCAGTGAGGTGATCGAACCGCAGTCCCAGCGCGCGGCCGACCACTACGACCGGCTACACGCCGAGCTGTGCCGTACGCCGTGCTCGCCGACGTGCGGGATCTGGTTCCGCTACGGCGTGGTCCCGAAGAACGCCAAGGCCAAGACCATTCCCGGTGTCTGCAAGGGCAAGGCCCATCGCCGCGAAACCCTCGGTCTGCGGGGTCGTCGGGTGTTGGTGTCGCGCAAGTGGACCGGCAAGGACCTGGCCGACCACCGAGCCGACCGCGCCGAGTTCGTCCGCCAGCGCCTCGAAGACGCTGGCATCTCCAAGGCCGAGACCGCGAACTGGACGATCAGCCCGGCCGAGCCCGGCGACCCCAACGTGCCACCCCGCGAGCACCTGATCATGTCCATGGTCTCCCAGAAAATCGCTTGGGACGCCGAATACACCCGCGCCCAACTCGCGGCAGCAGAAGCCACAGCCACGCCACCGGACGTTCAGCACGGCCCGACCAACCACGCGGCAGCATAG
- a CDS encoding helix-turn-helix transcriptional regulator, with the protein MEETYLRAKDCEALTGIPEATWRWWAHVGRGPASFKLGPRRRVWRKSVILAWIAEQEAAATRDAA; encoded by the coding sequence ATGGAAGAGACCTACCTGCGGGCCAAGGACTGCGAAGCACTGACCGGAATTCCCGAGGCCACCTGGCGATGGTGGGCACACGTCGGCCGTGGACCGGCGAGCTTCAAGCTCGGGCCTCGTCGCCGGGTCTGGCGCAAGTCGGTGATCTTGGCGTGGATCGCGGAACAGGAAGCCGCGGCGACGCGCGATGCGGCATGA
- a CDS encoding tyrosine-type recombinase/integrase, protein MSKVRRNRRAGVEDLWTKEQRQEDGTTIRVPSKLHGKGMRWRARYVDGRGDEHTKRFARKVDAQAWLDGQTTAIVTGLHAPPSAGRATIDVVATAWLAGHPSWEASTRSRYKSIVEKHIRPRWGNVRLVDLAHDDIQAWVNEQVVAGAAGGTVRKNLGVLSQICDYAVVTRRISVNPCGTVDRPKQRLAQRRYLSGLEVERLAEAAGSDWLTVMVLAYCGLRFAELAGLQVSAVSLRRRRLQIERTITEVDGVLVTKAPKDHQRRSVPIPAFLVEPLKDHMAGRRPDAEVFTSRQGAVLRVRNMRRAWWDDAAKAAGLAGLTPHELRHTAASLAVSQGASVLALQRMLGHDKPSTTLDFYADLFDDDLDDVASRLDSARVDFAAAYRLRTERAAAPEDGERKTA, encoded by the coding sequence ATGAGCAAGGTACGGCGCAATCGGCGCGCGGGCGTCGAAGACCTGTGGACTAAGGAGCAGCGCCAGGAGGACGGCACGACTATCCGTGTGCCGTCCAAGCTCCACGGTAAGGGAATGCGTTGGCGCGCAAGGTATGTCGACGGTCGGGGCGACGAGCACACCAAGCGGTTCGCTCGGAAGGTTGATGCCCAGGCGTGGCTGGACGGGCAGACGACGGCGATAGTAACCGGTCTTCACGCTCCGCCCTCTGCTGGCCGCGCCACCATCGATGTGGTTGCGACTGCGTGGCTGGCGGGGCATCCGTCGTGGGAGGCGTCGACGCGTTCGCGGTACAAGTCGATTGTCGAGAAGCACATCCGGCCTCGATGGGGCAATGTGCGTTTGGTCGATCTGGCGCACGACGATATTCAGGCGTGGGTCAATGAGCAGGTGGTGGCCGGTGCGGCGGGTGGCACTGTCCGGAAGAACCTCGGTGTGCTGTCGCAGATATGCGATTACGCGGTGGTCACTCGCCGGATTTCCGTGAACCCGTGCGGCACTGTGGACCGGCCGAAACAGCGTCTCGCGCAGCGTCGGTACCTGTCCGGCCTCGAGGTCGAGAGGCTGGCGGAGGCGGCCGGTAGTGACTGGCTGACGGTGATGGTCCTCGCATACTGCGGCCTGCGGTTCGCGGAACTGGCCGGGTTACAGGTTTCGGCAGTGTCGTTGCGGCGTCGGCGTTTGCAGATCGAGCGGACAATCACTGAGGTAGATGGGGTACTGGTGACCAAGGCCCCGAAGGACCATCAGCGACGTAGCGTGCCGATCCCGGCATTCCTGGTCGAACCGCTGAAGGACCACATGGCCGGCCGTCGCCCTGACGCTGAGGTATTCACGTCTCGGCAAGGCGCGGTCCTGCGGGTACGGAACATGCGTCGCGCCTGGTGGGACGACGCTGCAAAGGCGGCAGGTCTGGCCGGACTCACGCCTCACGAACTCCGGCATACGGCTGCGTCGCTTGCGGTCTCGCAAGGTGCGTCGGTCTTGGCTCTGCAACGGATGCTCGGGCACGACAAGCCCAGCACCACCCTGGACTTCTACGCCGATCTGTTCGATGACGATCTGGACGATGTGGCGTCCCGTCTCGACTCGGCTCGGGTCGACTTTGCCGCTGCGTACCGACTGCGTACCGAGCGGGCTGCGGCACCCGAAGACGGCGAGCGGAAAACCGCCTGA
- a CDS encoding flavin-containing monooxygenase — MTSPSIIIIGAGFGGLGMALELRRAGIGGFTILEKAADLGGVWRENTYPGAACDVPSPLYSWSFEPKSDWPRRFSEQADIHAYMRGVADKYGLTRHIQFGVEVTDAEFDETTAQWQVRLSDGSTQTADVLISAVGQLSRPAMPNIAGMDTFAGPAFHSAEWDHSVDLTGKRVACIGTGASAIQYIPQIQPKVEQLTLFQRSAAWIIPKPDVAYRPIHHTLFKYLPPLRMAERFVAWSFFEFIALAITDVPGLKGPVVAIADRHREKQVPDPELRAKLTPDYEAGCKRGLLSNDYFPALTQPNVHVETTAITEITPKGVRTADGVEHEVDVIIYGTGFKGTEFLAPMNIYGTGGRKLADTWAAEGARAYLGVSVPDFPNLFLMYGPNTNVGSGSIIYMLEAQARYIRQIIEYLGEHPGRGLAARADTEQNWDDWLQNRLKDTPWNFCSSWYRNASGRITNNWPGATLLYRWKTRRFDPADYQESRVPVS, encoded by the coding sequence ATGACATCGCCGTCGATCATCATCATCGGAGCCGGTTTCGGCGGGCTCGGCATGGCCTTGGAGCTGCGCCGCGCCGGGATCGGTGGGTTCACCATCCTGGAAAAGGCCGCAGATCTCGGCGGCGTGTGGCGGGAGAACACCTATCCCGGTGCCGCCTGCGATGTGCCCTCGCCGCTGTACTCCTGGTCGTTCGAGCCGAAATCCGATTGGCCCCGGCGGTTTTCCGAGCAGGCCGATATCCACGCCTACATGCGCGGCGTGGCCGACAAATACGGGCTGACCCGGCATATCCAGTTCGGCGTGGAGGTCACCGACGCCGAATTCGACGAGACCACCGCGCAGTGGCAGGTGCGCCTGTCCGACGGCTCGACACAGACCGCCGACGTGCTGATCTCGGCGGTCGGCCAACTCTCCCGGCCCGCTATGCCGAACATCGCCGGCATGGACACCTTCGCCGGGCCCGCGTTCCACTCCGCCGAATGGGACCACAGCGTCGACCTCACCGGTAAGCGCGTGGCGTGCATCGGCACCGGCGCCAGCGCCATCCAGTACATTCCGCAGATCCAGCCGAAGGTCGAGCAGCTGACGCTGTTCCAGCGCTCGGCCGCCTGGATCATCCCCAAACCCGATGTGGCCTACCGGCCGATCCACCACACGCTGTTCAAATACCTACCGCCGCTGCGGATGGCCGAACGGTTCGTGGCATGGTCGTTCTTCGAGTTCATCGCCCTGGCCATCACCGATGTCCCCGGGTTGAAAGGTCCCGTGGTCGCCATCGCGGACCGGCACCGCGAAAAGCAGGTCCCCGACCCGGAATTGCGCGCCAAGCTGACTCCCGACTACGAGGCCGGATGCAAGCGCGGCCTGCTGTCCAACGACTACTTCCCCGCGCTCACTCAGCCGAACGTGCACGTGGAGACCACCGCCATCACCGAGATCACCCCGAAGGGCGTGCGCACGGCCGACGGGGTGGAGCACGAGGTCGACGTCATCATCTACGGCACCGGCTTCAAGGGCACCGAATTCCTGGCGCCGATGAACATCTACGGCACCGGCGGCCGCAAACTCGCCGACACTTGGGCCGCCGAAGGCGCCCGCGCCTACCTCGGCGTCTCCGTGCCCGACTTCCCCAATCTGTTCCTGATGTACGGCCCGAACACCAATGTCGGTTCCGGCTCCATCATCTACATGCTCGAGGCCCAGGCCCGCTACATCCGCCAGATCATCGAATACCTCGGCGAGCACCCTGGCCGCGGCCTGGCCGCCCGCGCCGACACCGAACAGAACTGGGACGACTGGCTGCAGAACCGACTGAAGGACACCCCCTGGAACTTCTGCTCCAGCTGGTACCGCAACGCCTCCGGCCGCATCACCAACAACTGGCCCGGCGCGACCCTGCTCTACCGCTGGAAGACCCGCCGCTTCGACCCGGCCGACTACCAGGAGTCCCGCGTCCCCGTCAGCTGA